One window from the genome of Streptomyces sp. WZ-12 encodes:
- a CDS encoding ABC transporter substrate-binding protein — MRTQLKLPAALAAAALALTGLTACGSSSAGGSADAKDGKLKIMVGGLDKVIYLPARLTQQLGYFKAEGLDVTLLTEPAGVQATTSLLSGDVQGVVGFYDHTLDLQAKGKQVESVVQLAQTPGEVEVVSNKAAGELTSPKDFKGKKLGVTGLGSSTDFLTKYLAVKNGVQTQEFTPVAVGAGQTFLSALQQGSIQAGMTTDPTVAQVVNKKIGKVLLDMRTPEGSRQALGGLYPSSSLYMNTDWVNSHKDTVQKLANAFVKTLKWMSTHTPEQIAAKMPSDYAQGGKELYAQAIKDTLPMFTKDGVMPADGPATVERVLKAFNPNLRDASIDLKKTYTTEFVKK, encoded by the coding sequence ATGCGCACCCAGCTCAAGCTCCCGGCCGCCCTCGCCGCCGCCGCGCTCGCCCTCACCGGCCTGACCGCCTGCGGCAGTTCCTCCGCCGGCGGGTCCGCGGACGCCAAGGACGGCAAGCTCAAGATCATGGTGGGCGGCCTGGACAAGGTCATCTACCTCCCGGCCCGACTCACCCAGCAGCTCGGCTACTTCAAGGCCGAGGGCCTGGACGTCACCCTGCTCACCGAACCCGCCGGCGTCCAGGCCACCACCTCCCTGCTCTCCGGTGACGTCCAGGGCGTGGTCGGCTTCTACGACCACACCCTCGACCTCCAGGCCAAGGGCAAGCAGGTCGAATCGGTGGTGCAGCTCGCGCAGACGCCCGGCGAGGTCGAGGTGGTCTCCAACAAGGCTGCCGGCGAGCTGACTTCGCCCAAGGACTTCAAGGGCAAGAAGCTGGGCGTCACCGGCCTGGGCTCGTCCACCGACTTCCTCACCAAGTACCTCGCGGTCAAGAACGGCGTGCAGACCCAGGAGTTCACCCCGGTCGCGGTCGGTGCCGGCCAGACCTTCCTCTCCGCCCTCCAACAGGGCTCGATCCAGGCCGGCATGACCACCGACCCGACCGTCGCCCAGGTCGTCAACAAGAAGATCGGCAAGGTGCTGCTCGACATGCGCACTCCCGAGGGCTCCCGGCAGGCGCTCGGCGGCCTCTACCCGTCCTCCAGCCTCTACATGAACACCGACTGGGTGAACAGTCACAAGGACACCGTCCAGAAACTGGCCAACGCCTTCGTCAAGACCCTCAAGTGGATGTCCACCCACACCCCCGAGCAGATCGCGGCCAAGATGCCGTCGGACTACGCGCAGGGCGGCAAGGAGCTCTACGCCCAGGCCATCAAGGACACCCTGCCGATGTTCACCAAGGACGGCGTGATGCCGGCCGACGGCCCCGCCACCGTCGAACGCGTCCTGAAGGCGTTCAACCCCAACCTGAGGGACGCCTCCATCGACCTGAAGAAGACCTACACCACGGAATTCGTCAAGAAGTGA